GCTTGACCGTGTAGACCGACGAGTGCTGGGACGTGATTCAGTGGGATTGGTCTACAACAAACAACCCCGGTCAAATTGAGTTTCAATGCTTATCAAAACGAAAGGTGATGGTGCTCATTACCTCCTGGCTTGACCGCGTAGCCCGACGAGTGTTGGGCCTTGGAACGGTGGGTGGCTCACTTGGATTACTGGGCTGTGAACTTGAACTCTGTCCAACTTCGGTTCGGGCATCTATACGAGGATCATTAGTGCATGTTCTTCTGTTATGCCCATCTTGTCCGCACCGACGACACCTGAGTACAAAGGTTCAGCGCAAAGACTCAGAACCATTTGCATGCTGACGAACCTGTGGATCTTCACGCCTCAGTTTTTTTGGCCGTCCACGTTGGCGCTTTGTCCTAGGAGGTGCCAGTTCAAATCCAACTTCTGAGTTCTTCGGCCAATTATCCATCCCGTTGATTGGGTAGAGGACATTCTCGTACAATAGCGTCATGGTGGACCGCAAATAATAGCGGGAGACATAGTCTGCTACATCCTTACCATTCTTGTTGATTGTAGCGATGGCGTGGGTGCATGAGATTCCATTCAGCTGCCACAGTCTGCAAGAACAAGTAAATTCCCGCATGTTCACTACGTACTGACCTGACGGTCCAGAGACTTAGTAAGAATCTTCTCCGTTCCATGTGGGTCTCCATGAAGAAGCCCTCGCCAAATACTTATCAACAATCTCTTTGATAACAGGCAGCAGGGCATGAGCGTACGTCTTGATCCACTGGCCTCTAATCTGTATCCTCTCCATTTGACTTGTCCTGATCTCCTCCAACATGGTGACAATGGCCAACTCACGAGCAATTGCTATCTTCGAATTAAAGGTCTCGCATATATTGTTGAGGATAACATCACAACAAACATGCGGAGAGAAATAAGCCTTCACCCATTTTTCCTTGGTAGCTACGCCGAGTATGTATTGATGTGCTTGTGGATATATAATCCGCAGTGCATTCATCCGCTCAACATACTCTTCCTGGGTTGTACTTGACGCAAGCTCCCACAACATCTCCTTAAAATTCTCTCCGATGAAACgcttcttgaagttgttgtataTGTGCTGCACACAGAAGCGATGCTCGCTCTGTGGACCTCATTAATTCCTTTGCAAGACCCTATTAAATTCACCACAAATTGTTACATGTACACACCACTGACACAGAATACAACAATATTATAATCACACTCAGAATAcaacaatatttaaaaaatcacaagtgaagtattttaaaaaaaatcacaaacaacGTATACACCTTTTAATGAAATCACATTACACATACCTTTTGCTGGTCAGACATGAAGACAAATCTGGGGGCATTTTCATGTATGAGGAGGTCCTTTGCCAGATAGCCTAAAAACAATTTTCACTGTTCGTAGCTTTCGGCCTCAGTCACCGCCCATGCAATAGGCCACCACCATTATTTGGATCAATTCCCATGGCCGTCATAAGTTGGCCTCTGTACATACCACGCAAGAAACATGCATCCAAGAAGATAATCGGACGACAAAAACGCATCCAACCCTTTTTCAAGGGCCCGAGACAAGTATAAAACCTCAAGAATCTCGGGCCCACAACTTCAGGATCCTTGAAGTTGTCGTTATGTATGTGCACACTAGAGTCAGCGTGTGTCCGTTCCAGTTCAGCTTTGTAATCGAAAAGTCTCCGATACTGGAGTCCCGCCTTGCCAAAAATACCTTCCAATGCACTATCTCTTGCTCGGTACACCTTCATCCTGCCAACTTGGAGTCCGAACTCCTCATCCACACACTGCCTTATGGCTGCCAATGGGATATGTGGATTCGCTTTTATCTTCTCCATGTATCGCTCAGCTAGCCATTTTGACGTCAGCCATCTCTGATCCAACACTTGAGAGCATGTGTGTGCATGGTCTCTCTGTATATTCAGTACAACAAAATCGGTATCGTTGTGGGATTCGACCCGTCTTGCATATACATACCATTCACAAGACTTTCCTCTACAAATAGCACGAAGTCTTTTGCCATCATTCTTCTTCACATGTACCGGACGTCTCGTATTATTGCGTACTGTCGAATAACCTTGAAAAAAATTCTCTATCCTTAAAAAAATCACCAGGCTTCCAATTTGGTAAATCATTTGTCAGCTTGAATGGGGTGTACTTGATACCCTTTCTACTTAAACCTTCCAAATCCTCTAGGTCCTCGAGATCTTGCAGCTCATCGACCGTCTCTTGCTCGAACAGAGGGTTTGAGTCTGCCGAGTTCCTTTTCTCAACAACAGGGGAGTACTTTCGCCTTTTCTTGGACCCGCCGCTGCCTTGGCCAGACCCTTCTGCTTCGCCCGATGGCTCCTCAATCCCGTCTTGTCCCGCCACCTCCTCCGGCTGTTGTTCCCGATGTAACGACTCGTAATACGAGGTAAACATTTGTTCATCACGACACATTTTGGCCAACGAGATAAAGTGGCCAACATCATTATCATCATCTTCGTCGTTACTGCCCTCGTTATGAAGATGACATCCGTCGGGAACATAATCGGCTGACGGACAAAAAACTCCTTCATCAGCCTGTTGGGGTACATCTCCTACCACCGGTACGGGTTCTGCACACGCTGCTTCAGCTGGAGCTGGCTCTTGCACTTGGGTGTCAGCTTCGGGCATGAACAATTCATGAGTAATGTCCTCAATGATCGGAAAGAAATCATTGTCTACCCGTATGTCCGGCTGTGGCTGACTACCATCATCCAATACCGGTCGGTACACATCTGCTTCTACAAATGCTCCTGGCCCGATCGAAGATGGTTGGTGAACTACAGATTCAGACTCAGTCGCCTGTTCAGCGACATCGACAATCGGATTAGAATGGTCAACAGATGAAGCTGTAGCTACATCCTGCAAAATGTAGTACCACAAATGCAGGACTAAATTACAAACAAGACCTAAATCACAAATTAGGTactaaatcaatatataaatcaCACAAATTCATTACCTCTGCTACTTGTGCATGGGAATCGACAATCGGATTGGAATGGTCAACAGATGAAGCTGTAGCTACATCCTACAAAATGCAGTACCACAAATGCAGGACTAAATTACAAATAAGAACTAAATCACAAATAAGGTACTAAATCAATATGTAAATCACACAAGTCATTACCTCTTGTACGTGTGCATGTGAGTCTCCACCTCCAGCTTCTGCTTCTCCAACATAGTCAACTACACATATTTTTTCTGCTACAAATTCCACGTCATGTATTGATGCTTCTCCAAAGTCAGAGACCGGAGCTTCAGGGGACACGGCTTCAAATGCTTTCGCCAAATTTTGCCTGGCTACCTCCTCAGCCCTCTTCCTCTGAGCACGATCATCTTCTAAACTTTTCGTAAGATATTCCTCGAACTCAACATCCCTATCATACCAGCCAATCATTAAAGGCTACTGCCATTGCCCTTCAAACTGAGACCGTTGCTTCCTCTTCGGTCTAGGCTTTTGCCTTGGCACATTCGGTGTGGCTTCTTCAATCTCTTCAATAATGACTCCTGGGGGTTTAGACGCCTTGAAACTAAGAAGCTCTTGCGCTTcttccttcatttttttcagtATGGCTTGAGCCCGGGTTATCTCCACAACGTAGATGTGAACTAACTTTGTCGTTGTAGACGCTACTTTGACGAAATCCTTCAGATGTGTTTCCTCAACAATGGGCAACAACGGGCCTCCGATTAAAACCCCTGCGCAATCATGACTGTACTTTGGATCACAGTAGTAGAACTCACATATCATCTTCCTATCATACTTCAACCTTAATACCATGCTCGATAGGTCTATAAGCTGGAATTTGTCTATGTTACAGAAATCGAAGTATGTCAAATGCCCATCAACATACTTTTTCGCATCATTCGTAGAGAAGAATGAACCTCCATGATGGAAAGCAACTGAAAACTTTCCAGGTTCATCCCCTATGATGGAAGACAATAAACGCACATATAAAACTCAAACCAAACAGTAAACCAAAATTCACAACAAATCAATTTATGGAGCCTCAATCACAAAAACAATATCCGGCTGATCAAATATATATTCACAAAAAATCAATTTCGTACACCCTAAATCACAAACCGAGGATTAAAGGTTAACTTACTATATTCATCCTCTGGGATGAAAAAATCGAGGGCAGGATCTCGGATATCCCAGGTTTCTTCTTCCACATCAATGACCACAGGTGCATGTCTCGGTGGTGGTCGGTGTGGTGGCGATCGCGGGGGTATTGGTTCCCTTTTACGGCGAGAGTTTCGTGATGTGGAAGCACCTGAGGACCCAGCTCGCTTCCTTTTAGGAGCCATTCATGCAATGGAGAGCAGGGAGAATGAAGAAATGAAAACAATGGTTTGCAGTTTTAAGGCGGTAAACTCCCCTTTTTGTTATAACTTTAGGCGGGAGTCAAAATAAGCCGGAAATAATGCTGAATAGAGCCGAAAACTTTATGCAATTTTTTGAAACTTGTTTTGTTAAATCACGTAGGAAGTCTTCAACACGTGTTGCAATTGTATGGGTAGTCCACTGAACAGCCGCTGACGCCCCTGATGGCTGACGTGCGCCGTCACATCACGCCATGTCGTCGCAGACATCATTGCAGAGCCGCCACTGCAGATTAATTGCACTTTGACTgaaatgcccttttagggctgaagggtattttcgtctgaAAAAACTCCATTCGTGATTAGGTTGAAGGTTAGGCACTTGTggggatatttttttttgttagaagTCTAGAGTGAAAGAAATGGAAACGTCAGTGACTTTTTATGTATTTCACTCTTTCACTTATATACTAATGCAACTTCAGGCGACAACACCATTGAAAATACCAATTACCGTTAACATTAATTTGGGCCCCCAGTATTAATTTTCTGGCTTCGCCACTGCTTgtaagtattagttttaaatgatatgtgtgTGGAATGTGGACCtctttatcatttatagtaattatgaaccgTGATTCCTATTTACGGACGGACCAAACTAgtaaaacgagactcctatttgcggacagTAAGAGTAATATACTCAacattattaaactaatatACGAAATAAATTACTTACTAATTAAATATGGTCGACTTATTTAAACTTGAAGTAGTGCAATCCGCAAGGTGGATAGATGAAAGTATGCGTTTTTGTTTTAAAGTTGTGCAGGTTTAGGAAATTCTAGGATGTGAATCGATATTTGTGattgagaaaaagaaatgaaaaatatagtAATGAGAATTAGTAAGTAGAAAACTGCATAAGTGGATAGATGAAAGAGAGATGGtagaaaaagggaaaagaagaaACTTATTTAGGAAAGTGACCAAGGAAAAGCAATTTCAATTCTTCGTCCTTTTCGTCACtctcatgttatttggcaggtcactcaCCACCTGCACGTGCTTGTCTTGGCTGGCAAGATCACCTCGACCCACTGGAGGGGATGTTCGCCGTCGGTTGATTTCATGCATTTCTCCCCAGACAGCGTGTTCTGCGGTCACTCATGGTCCTATGGCATCCCCCTGATGCCCCTTGGGTGAAGCTAAACACTGACGGTGCCTTCTCTACATCGACAATGGAGGCGGGGGGAGGGAGGATTGGTTCGAGGCCCTGATGGAGGGCTTCTGTGTGCCTTCTGTGCTCCAATAGCcgcatcatcgagctttgaggcggagctgttggctCTGATTCGGGGGTTCGAGATGGCTATGGAGCTTTCGACACACATCTGGATTGAGCTTGACTCAGCGGCTCTAGTTACCTTGTTGTCATCTGGACAGCTTGGCGCTGCGGATTtcagacatcacatggctttgatccggagtATGACTGCTCAGCGGCATGTTCGgttctcacacatctacagagaaggGAACCGAGCTGCTGACTTtcttgcaggtaggggggtTCAGACCCCTGCCCTTACTTATTATGATCCAACCTCTGCGCCTCGGTTTCTGCAGGCGCtggttaggatggaccagctgggatatcctaacttccgtttccgacgtagagatgtcGGTTGACCCAGCTTCTTTGGTGGTtagttttgataatttttcgtTTCTCACTCATAGGTGTTTAGTCAGCTTTTTCCACTCGATAGCACAAATGATCCCGACTTGTGGGACCTCTATTTGGCTTCTTCATGTTCTTGCTAAGATCCTAGTCACTTTTTGGCTAAGATCATGTTGTTAgaacattttattttgatattatttacgggttggaggtctgcctaaacctcccgcccacaaagagcgtttttgttaaaaaaaacaaaaaaaggaaagaaaaataaaaaaaggaaagattTTAAGTAGCATCACCCGAAATGGTGGATTGGTTAACGCATACTTTaaaacatattttattaaaataaaataaaatgtaagcTTATAGATAATGTTTAATCTTAAGATTAATGTGAATCACTTACCTTCTTCTTcctaaaaaatactcctattataAATTACACATCATTGATCATATGAATATAGttgcataataataataaaaaatcaccTCACTCTCATTTTCTCCCTAGACCCTATTTTTTAGATAAAATGGAGCAATAAATAGAGCAGTAAATGCCATTGGGTTTAGGGTGGAGGCGTGGAGTAGTAAAAttccaattaaattaagtggaGCAGTAAATGCCACACTCCTATATCTTTAGGAAGGGTTTGGTTTCTTTAGTTTTtaacaatgttttaaaaaccaaaTCGGTAACCGAACCGGTGAAGCTACTGGTTCATGGTTCAACCGGTCATACCGGTTTAATCACTGGtcgaaccgttttactgttataaatatgtataattcaatttataatgtaaaatataatgtccaatataataaataataaaatatgatcaataatgtatcacaaaaagattcaatcttacaaataattagtatatatacaaatataaaacattaaaatttagtgaatataataaaatatacaaattgtaAGTTAGtgtgaataaaaattaaatattttacatataaaaataaaccaaatttatattaattcaaaaaaaatgtaTGTGGTGGAATAACGAATACAAATTATTAGTTAGTTTAAACAAAAGAATACTTTAATATCAATAGTTAggctacataaattaaatatatgctataaaatatatatttagtaaataataaactataataaataaatatattgaaaaaatcgaatcttactccctccgttccatgttgttcgcacttttcattttagaccgtaaatttgggattgattttttagtgtaattaaattagaattttaagtgtaatgagacatcacttaataaatgagctcttaacttaaactaacatattaattgaatgcattaattctaacttaaactataaataatgtaaggagtttgtgacgagctgaaaagcaacagtgcaagtaacatgtgatggagagagtataataTAACGATAGTAATAAGCGTTATAGTAATAATATAGTAACTAGGGAAGTATTGATAAAATTTagaggatgataattatatgtatcataataaataattacataaaaaatataaaataaatgaattattagttggtttaaataaaaatattaatattctatGTATAACATTGTTTAATGTTCTTATCTTTCCATGTGGGGCTTGTGGTGGAGTGGTTAAGCTCTTGTTAATTGGAGTGGAGGTAATGAGTTCAAGCCCTTCCAACAATaagtttttaatattttgaacaCAAAAAGCAAAAACCGGTTTCCGGCCAGACTGGTCCAACCGGCCGGTTCAAACGGTTCTCGATGGCTCAACCTCACACTGGTCTATATAGgtaaaccggaccggactacctacTGATTCGTGGTCGGATCGGTCGAACCGGCCAGTCCGGTCCAGTTTTTAAAACACtggtttttaattaatattgctATTCATCTTCTCCTTCCTTAACTCatcttaaaaaatgaaaaatattcaaaaatcgGACGTCGGTCGGTCGGCGCGCACTGCCAACCTCACGGCGCCCCTATCCACCCATTTTTTTGTTCGGATCGCGCAGTGGCGCCGAGCCGCACAGCGGTGGCACAGCCGCCACTACGAATGCTTAACACTACTTCCCctgttttttttcttattctcttCCCctgttttttctctttttctcttactttattaattgagaattaattcatttcatttcaagaCTTGTTATGTTTGATACCAGATATAGTGCAACTTACATAAAGAACGATGCAGTAATGCAGATGATAAGGAAAGACAAACTAACAACAAAAGCACAAAACAAATATGACATGCCTGTCTCTTTTACTAATAAATGTATCGATATCGATTTCGCAGCAGACAACATATTCAAACAACGTCAACACAACAAGCAACACAATCTCCTTAAATAAAAGCATAATGGTAAAATAACCACAAAAGctagaaaaaggaaaacaacaacaataactAAATCTTGAATTCTGAAAGTTCCGAGACAACTATAATTTGACAATATTTCTTGAATATTCGGGAAATTTTTCCTTTGAAAAATACaactgaaaaatgaaaaaaaaaattgcctaCATCCAGTGATTTGTATTTTCATTTCTCAAAAACTAAGGAGCATATATACAATTACTGTAAAGTTCAGTACCAGATTGCAATAACTTACTTGGGAATAATtcctaaattaaaattttgctGGATTTAAATTTAACTAAAATACCtacttaatataattaaatcaagaataaatatgaatattaagcgttaaaaataaagcaaaataGTTCTTCTTAATCGCGTTTTAAATTAACGCCGCAGCGTGGCCATCGACGTATTAAACCCCAATTCTCAGATTTTCATCGCCGGAATCGTCCCTGATCCTGCCACCTCCACTTCGGCGGTCGAGATTATGGCGGCTACTAATCAGCTCAATGTCGACGAGCGGCCGTCGTGGGGGTCTCGGAGCGTCGAGTGCTTCGAAAAACTCGAGCAAATCGGGGAAGGGACATACGGGTGATTCCAAAGCTTCTCCTTTTTTTGTCTATTATTTCTTCGATTAATTGAATACATTTTCGATTTTGAAAGTTGCGGTGATTAATTAAATCCTCGGCTATTTGaaatttacgtgatttctgtTTAGAGTTGGCGTAATTGTGTTTAGGTATTCAATTTACTATCTCTCCTTAATTGTGATGGGGTGTAATTTGTAGAATTTTGTTATCCCTCAATTAGCTACAGCAATTTCaagtttttgaaaaaatttGTTTCTCCCCCATATTGGTATGACCATAGGGAGTTGTAGTATCACTACTACTTGTTTTGTGCTGTTGCAAACAGATTAGTTAGGATGTGAAGGTGATATTTTCTCCCCCGACATTTATCGTGGTGTTAGGATGATTTAGAAACAAATGGTGCTGTCTTCGATCTTGTATCCTCTAGTTTATCGTAGTACCGTACATAAATCTTCGGTGGAAAGTAAACCTACCTGCAAGAGCTTTTATTTAAAAGGCTATGTTGTTAGAATAGGTAGTCATCTGACGAATAAATGTTTCGGTTCTGTGTAACGTTGATTTTGTTGTAATGGTACTTGTGGGAAGCTTAATTGAATTGATTTTCCTCTACGTTTTGAAGCAAGGTTGGAAAAGCTTATACTATTGGATAAGTTAACATCCTAGTTGAATTTCATACATTTAGTACATCCATGAATTCATCTATCAAGGATTTTTTTACTCATGCTTTTGTTTGCGTGATATGATTTTTCTTGCAAGTATATTTATATCAAGAATTTGAATTTCTTGTACCTTTGTGTTTGGAGAATGATATATGATTTGAGTATTATTAGGTGAGCTGTGGTCTTATCCTGCCCTTTTATCTGCATTTATAAaagtatatatacacacattcGTGAAAGCCTTTGGTTTTTGATGGTTTGGAACATAACAAGTTTCATGCACAGCACACAGAACAATATTGCGAATAGTACATAATGATTAGTTAATAGTTTAATGTTATTGTCCCTAGAATAGGCTGGAGCATTATAAATTGTTCAAGTAATGGAGATAATCTTTTGAAATATAATAGTACCAAGATAAACTCAAATGTCATCTTCtaatgtgtttgttttgtgtatgttCTGTTTCTTTTTCCTCCCCCAGTCAAGTATATATGGCAAGAGAAAAGAGAACTGGAGAGATTGTCGCTTTGAAAAAGATACGGATGGATAATGAAAAAGAGGGGGTATAGCTCTTGACCTTAGTCATTGCCATCTTTAAATTATTCTAAACTTGACTTTAGAAATGCCAATGGTGCTTCTGGCTGGTTCTCAACATTTTCTTTCATGAAATATTTGACATAATTTTCCCTCCATTGCAGTTTCCCATCACTGCTATCCGagaaattaaaattctaaagaAGCTACAACATGAAAATGTTATTCAGTTGAAAGAGATAGTGACATCTCCtggtaatttttttcttaaaattaatttcttacttCTCCTGATATACCAATCCTCATTTCGAACTTGTTGTGGTTTCTTTATATAGGTCGGGAAACCAACGAGCAGGTACAGCCAGGTAATAACCTAACTCTCTGCTCTTCGATGATGAGAGCTCCTTGTTTTCCTGTTACTGAACACCAATATGGCACCTTTTTTTATAGTTGCAGATGCAGAGAACAATAAGTACAAGGGAAGCATTTATATGGTGTTTGAATACATGGATCACGACTTAACTGGCCTAGCAGATCGTCCTGGACTAAGATTTACTGTTCCCCAAATAAAAGTACTGCAAGCTTTCCTGAGATTTATAGTATTAGCTTCTATGTTCTGTAAATTTCTGCCAGTGGAGAATCTAATGTATAATGTTTTTGTAGTGTTACATGAAGCAACTGCTCACAGGTCTTCATTACTGTCATGTTAATCAAGTGCTTCATAGAGACATAAAAGGTTTTAATGTGTGTTATCGGTATTATATAAAACTAAAATCGTGTAAGTGGTCAAAATTTGATTCAACCTCATTGCAGGCTCCAATCTTCTCATTGACAATGAGGGAAACCTGAAGCTTGCAGATTTTGGACTTGCACGTTCCTTTTCCAATGACATTAATGCTAATCTTACAAATCGGGTTATAACATTGTGGTACAGGTATATCCTCTCTTCTTTGTCAATCATGAGTCCATTTAAGATCCTGGTAGTACTGATGACTCTGTTTGACCTCAATTTTATGCTGTTAATATGTAGACCTCCAGAGTTACTTCTTGGAGCTACAAAGTATGGTCCAGCTGTTGACATGTGGTCTGTGGGTTGTATCTTTGCTGAACTATTGTACGGAAAACCAATCTTACCAGGAAAGAATGAGGTTAGGGTTACCTGTGAACCTTGTGGCAAAGTTTCTTATGCTCATTTTACTTTCTGTGACCGTGAAATTCTTTTGTGTGGATTGTTTGTATATGACCTTGTACAGATGCACAATACCCACGTAATATACGTATATATTTACTAAAATGTATGGCAATATCGAAGCCCGTCGTAggaatattttgttttattgtggatggaaaaaagaaaagtatgACAGTTATTTCTCTACCTCGTTTCCAAGTTATTTGGAAACACTGTCCACCTTTCCCAAGAAAGTTGATAAATAGGAGAAGAAACATGAGAAGAAAATGTGAAGGGGGTGTGTCAAACTTTAGATGCCATCTCTTTTTCAGAAGTGATTCATACCTTTGAGTCATCATCAAAAGTCAACTAATATGTATCGACATTGCTGTTCAGAATAGAGTTGAGTTCAGACTTGAGTATGGCTTACTGACATTCTTTGGTGTTGTTTCATCATTGTTTTGCTGATTGGTTTTAGTGAACATGTGTTTTGAACTTATTATCTTATAATAACTCCTAATGCAGCCTGAACAgttgaataaaatatttgagCTTTGTGGAACCCCTGATGAGTTGATATGGCCCGGAGTTTCCAAGATTCCTTGGTATAACAAATTTAAGCCTACTCGTCCTATGAAAAAGCGAATCCGGGAGCTCTTTAGACAGTAAGTACTGAATCCAAGTTTTATTTATATGTTATGTTATTTCCAAATGCTCTATTATTGATTAATGTGTGCTGAACGATCATTTTCTATGCAGTTTCGACAGACATGCTTTGGATTTACTGGAGAAAATGCTAGTTCTTGACCCTGCACAGGTATCTTTGTCATCTATAGAGGTGTTTTCCTCTGCTACGAACAACTCATTGTGTGATAAGAGTCGAAGTATTCAAAGCACATTCAAAAGTAATATGAAAGAAAATGTGAAGTGAAATAACGAAGCATACCCAAAATAGAATCTTGCGACTGTTTCGTTACCCTAGCTCTTAATTAACTACGTATATGTAACTTTCTTTGCCTGAAAAAAACTCTTCATTTAGTATTTAAGCCTTTTTCTCATCCTCTCTTTTTTCCGCCTGTGTTTATATCTCTCAGAGAATCTCAGCAAAGGACGCCTTAGATGCAGAATATTTCTGGAATGATCCCTTACCTTGTGATCCGAAAAGGTATGCTCAAttaaactttctttttttttcaattgataaatgaacataaatttaaaggccgTGTCATAGTGAACCTGAACCTTAGACCTTTGCGTCAAAATTTAACTTAAAGATTGCATTTTGGGTTTGATTGCTTTCACACACTCTTAATGTTGATCTCTGCCAAGTGatccctgcatatatttcttgATTGTACAGTTTGCCAAAATACGAATCATCACACGAGTTTCAGACAAAGAAGAAGAGACAGCAACAACGACAGAATGAAGAAATTGCAAAACGGCAGAAGTTGCAACATCCACAGCAACATGCTCGCTTGCCCCCCATCCAACAATCCGGACAGTCTCATCAACAGCACTGGAATGGCCCCGGTCATCAGATGAACAACAACTCTCAGATGGCCATGTCTGGTGCGCCCAGTCATCATCAATACGGAAAGCCACGTGGCCCACCAGCAGGACCCAGTAGGTATCCCCCAGGCGGGgctggaggtggtggtggtggctaCTATCAAGATCGCGGAGGTCAGAGCGGAGGCTACAGTAGTGCCCCGTTCCCCTCACAGGGGCGAGGACCCCCACCATATCCTGGAAACACAGCCCCCTCAAA
The genomic region above belongs to Salvia splendens isolate huo1 unplaced genomic scaffold, SspV2 ctg667, whole genome shotgun sequence and contains:
- the LOC121790919 gene encoding cyclin-dependent kinase C-1-like isoform X1, which translates into the protein MAATNQLNVDERPSWGSRSVECFEKLEQIGEGTYGQVYMAREKRTGEIVALKKIRMDNEKEGFPITAIREIKILKKLQHENVIQLKEIVTSPGRETNEQVQPVADAENNKYKGSIYMVFEYMDHDLTGLADRPGLRFTVPQIKCYMKQLLTGLHYCHVNQVLHRDIKGSNLLIDNEGNLKLADFGLARSFSNDINANLTNRVITLWYRPPELLLGATKYGPAVDMWSVGCIFAELLYGKPILPGKNEPEQLNKIFELCGTPDELIWPGVSKIPWYNKFKPTRPMKKRIRELFRHFDRHALDLLEKMLVLDPAQRISAKDALDAEYFWNDPLPCDPKSLPKYESSHEFQTKKKRQQQRQNEEIAKRQKLQHPQQHARLPPIQQSGQSHQQHWNGPGHQMNNNSQMAMSGAPSHHQYGKPRGPPAGPSRYPPGGAGGGGGGYYQDRGGQSGGYSSAPFPSQGRGPPPYPGNTAPSNGPRGAAGGYGAPPNYSQSGQYNGRGQNPMGGNRNQQYGWQQ
- the LOC121790919 gene encoding cyclin-dependent kinase C-1-like isoform X2, whose amino-acid sequence is MAATNQLNVDERPSWGSRSVECFEKLEQIGEGTYGQVYMAREKRTGEIVALKKIRMDNEKEGFPITAIREIKILKKLQHENVIQLKEIVTSPGRETNEQVQPDAENNKYKGSIYMVFEYMDHDLTGLADRPGLRFTVPQIKCYMKQLLTGLHYCHVNQVLHRDIKGSNLLIDNEGNLKLADFGLARSFSNDINANLTNRVITLWYRPPELLLGATKYGPAVDMWSVGCIFAELLYGKPILPGKNEPEQLNKIFELCGTPDELIWPGVSKIPWYNKFKPTRPMKKRIRELFRHFDRHALDLLEKMLVLDPAQRISAKDALDAEYFWNDPLPCDPKSLPKYESSHEFQTKKKRQQQRQNEEIAKRQKLQHPQQHARLPPIQQSGQSHQQHWNGPGHQMNNNSQMAMSGAPSHHQYGKPRGPPAGPSRYPPGGAGGGGGGYYQDRGGQSGGYSSAPFPSQGRGPPPYPGNTAPSNGPRGAAGGYGAPPNYSQSGQYNGRGQNPMGGNRNQQYGWQQ